In Macrobrachium rosenbergii isolate ZJJX-2024 chromosome 6, ASM4041242v1, whole genome shotgun sequence, a genomic segment contains:
- the LOC136839115 gene encoding uncharacterized protein gives MDQTPQEIMHSLFSLDSSMENRGHLYTYNYPYGQYSYPYPYPYPASHPPPTHMNISSPSHGIPPSPHPIPLSTENSVVHQGNLSSYPAGVHGIHSSVGDVRELPDNRVRISSHVNSVNCHVAEDLQSSSAGSGAYGNSRYPIDMRPMAVEQRFVGDHRPLSNHPCTSLDSSHLGDCPQPTDLSVQRLNAKFYNSVHNVPEDLKETQDVKEGVDPCNVLEDQRNLKENTNHEAPKNEMNPLTGSFKYSRDVCAYNSLAPSISKPSEGMQLPSGDHQPPSSVLNSRTPSLGHDLRMPAVVQEPRVSAPIQGLKQACEKERETYNSGINPLCVPCHNVGSDDLSSENDQYYGGKSSVCMEKKISLNGQANIEFRKMTTDSRLSVVNETNSGSEMKSPSNDIKMLSEVSLNSEKTNETSVQYASTSSPSTSLGLGSHSSGEHLRGKGEDKDFSKANLDSSVTLSSDTEIYLDKNRDENTAVTRAEQLLTDKDHADNEKGTGDGKSEREDDDEEEEEEEEEEDGEEEEEEDFDSEASTPDYPSPYIEFNDIAHGVFKNISNIAGPAKPFQCEDCDATFTTKGNLKVHKRIHTGERPYECEDCGKTFSYCASYQSHKLIHSGHRPFKCEFCERAFFRSEHLERHRRRHTGERPFKCTECDATFAASDGLARHTRTHTGERPYNCEHCGMAFAYKSTFLRHKLVHSESEFKCDDCGATFKDPLRLEKHVKKHNDPNYVPGEGKPNPHRTFEDGVWMNGCEFCQMKFKRKSDYYLHRRTHTGEKPYICDICGSSFIRRTYLDIHMRTHTGERPYKCSECESAFKTRTALKFHHRIHTGERPYKCEVCQFAFAQKSAMKAHMRIHTGVKPFKCDECEASFRHSSSLTIHKRTHTGEKPYFCDQCGASFAQRPHLNLHRRSHSGIKPHTCDECNASFTKKDYLLAHKSKHAAGSAIKIEALVEAAGEHAFKCTECDMVFTHHSSLTVHMRKHTGERPFVCEDCGASFLYSSNLTTHRRKHTGERPYKCNQCESSFILKSYLTMHLRKHSGERPFKCDDCGARFTQKTHLSTHRRIHTGECPYKCEECGEAFRDGANFWRHKKKHLIGEGAATVVRRRGRRSRGKGRVTTTAPRRTSRIRRNVMKIEDLYEQLVVANDGDPFLLKEEPADSSNIEEEEDEPYIPIDPMVEIKLEGDDEDEENDNSDVEFQGVCLKIKMENNEEMNQGAQEGMDERNSKEEDPLMLDQEGRNSKLEKGPKNLLKSQK, from the coding sequence ATGGATCAGACTCCACAAGAAATCATGCATTCTTTATTTTCCCTTGATTCTAGCATGGAAAATCGTGGACACCTGTATACTTATAACTATCCATATGGACAGTattcatatccatatccatacccatatccagcCTCCCATCCTCCACCAACTCACATGAATATTTCCTCTCCATCCCATGGTATCCCCCCATCCCCACATCCTATTCCATTGTCTACAGAAAATTCAGTGGTACATCAAGGAAATCTGTCTTCATATCCAGCTGGAGTGCATGGCATCCATTCTTCAGTTGGTGATGTGAGGGAACTGCCAGATAATAGAGTTAGGATATCATCACATGTAAATTCAGTAAATTGTCATGTTGCTGAAGATCTTCAGAGCTCATCAGCAGGCTCTGGAGCTTATGGCAATTCAAGATATCCAATTGATATGCGACCCATGGCAGTTGAACAGAGGTTTGTCGGAGACCATAGGCCTCTATCGAACCATCCTTGTACGTCATTGGATTCAAGTCATTTGGGAGATTGCCCTCAGCCAACAGACTTATCAGTGCAGCGTCTCAATGCTAAATTTTATAACAGTGTTCATAATGTTCCAGAAGACTTGAAAGAAACCCAAGATGTTAAGGAGGGAGTTGATCCATGCAATGTGCTGGAAGATcagagaaatttaaaagaaaatacaaaccatGAAGCaccaaaaaatgaaatgaacccATTAACAGGCagttttaaatattcaagagatGTGTGTGCTTATAACAGTCTTGCACCTAGTATTTCAAAACCTTCTGAGGGAATGCAGTTACCTTCAGGAGACCACCAACCACCTTCATCAGTTCTCAATTCAAGGACACCGTCATTAGGACATGACTTGAGGATGCCAGCTGTAGTTCAAGAACCTAGAGTTTCAGCGCCTATCCAAGGTCTGAAGCAAGcctgtgaaaaagagagagagacatacaatTCTGGAATAAATCCTCTCTGTGTTCCATGCCACAATGTGGGATCAGATGATCTCAGTTCAGAGAATGATCAGTATTACGGAGGAAAATCCAGTGtttgtatggaaaaaaaaataagtttaaatggTCAGGCTAACATAGAATTTAGAAAAATGACCACTGACTCAAGACTTTCAGTGGTAAATGAAACCAATTCTGGCAGTGAGATGAAGTCACCTTCAAATGATATTAAGATGTTGTCAGAGGTTTCACTTAACAGTgaaaaaacaaacgaaacaaGTGTACAGTATGCATCAACCAGTTCTCCTAGCACTTCTTTGGGTCTGGGCTCTCATTCCTCAGGAGAACATCTCAGAGGTAAAGGAGAGGATAAAGATTTTAGCAAAGCTAATCTGGATTCTAGTGTTACCTTGAGCAGtgatactgaaatttatttagaCAAAAATAGAGATGAAAATACAGCTGTGACTAGGGCAGAGCAACTTTTGACTGATAAAGATCATGCTGATAATGAGAAGGGAACAGGTGATGGAAAAAGTGAGAGggaggatgatgatgaggaggaagaagaagaggaagaagaagaagatggcgaggaggaagaagaggaggatttTGATTCAGAGGCGTCTACACCTGACTATCCAAGCCCATACATAGAGTTCAATGATATAGCTCATGGTGTTTTCAAAAATATCAGTAACATAGCTGGCCCTGCAAAGCCATTCCAGTGTGAAGATTGTGATGCCACTTTTACAACTAAGGGAAATCTGAAAGTCCACAAGAGAATTCATACAGGAGAGAGACCTTATGAGTGTGAGGACTGTGGAAAAACTTTCTCTTACTGTGCTTCATATCAGTCCCATAAACTTATTCATAGTGGACATAGGCCTTTTAAATGTGAATTTTGTGAGAGAGCATTCTTTCGAAGCGAGCACTTAGAGCGTCACAGGAGAAGACATACAGGAGAAAGACCATTCAAATGCACAGAATGTGATGCTACTTTTGCTGCAAGTGATGGTTTGGCAAGGCATACCAGAACTCACACTGGAGAGCGGCCATATAATTGTGAGCACTGTGGAATGGCCTTTGCTTATAAATCTACTTTCCTCAGGCACAAATTAGTACACTCTGAAAGTGAATTCAAGTGTGATGATTGTGGAGCAACTTTTAAAGATCCCCTTAGGCTAGAAAAGCATGTTAAGAAGCATAATGATCCTAATTATGTACCTGGTGAAGGAAAGCCAAATCCACATAGAACTTTTGAGGATGGAGTTTGGATGAATGGGTGTGAGTTTTGTCAAATGAAGTTTAAACGCAAGTCAGATTACTACCTCCATCGACGAACACATACAGGAGAAAAGccttatatatgtgatatatgtggGTCATCATTCATACGAAGAACATACTTAGATATTCACATGCGTACACATACTGGTGAACGCCCATATAAATGTAGTGAGTGTGAATCAGCTTTTAAAACACGTACAGCTCTCAAATTTCATCACCGCATCCACACAGGAGAGAGACCTTACAAATGTGAAGTTTGTCAATTTGCTTTTGCTCAGAAGTCTGCTATGAAAGCCCACATGCGAATCCATACTGGTGTCAAACCATTCAAGTGTGATGAATGTGAAGCATCTTTCCGTCACAGTAGTAGTTTAACCATTCATAAGAGAACACATACTGGGGAAAAACCATATTTTTGTGATCAATGTGGAGCCTCTTTTGCACAGAGGCCACACCTCAATTTGCACAGACGATCTCACTCTGGCATTAAACCACATACATGTGATGAATGCAATGCATCCTTCACCAAAAAAGACTACCTCTTAGCCCATAAATCAAAGCATGCTGCTGGAAGTGCCATAAAGATAGAAGCTCTAGTAGAAGCAGCTGGGGAACATGCATTTAAATGCACTGAGTGTGATATGGTGTTTACTCATCATTCAAGTCTCACAGTTCACATGAGGAAACACACTGGAGAGAGGCCGTTTGTCTGTGAAGACTGTGGAGCATCATTTTTGTACAGTTCAAATCTCACCACTCATCGTCGTAAGCACACGGGTGAAAGACCCTATAAGTGTAACCAGTGTGAGTCATCATTTATACTCAAGAGTTATTTAACAATGCACCTTAGGAAGCACTCAGGAGAGCGGCCATTTAAATGTGATGACTGTGGTGCCCGATTTACCCAAAAAACACATTTGTCAACACATCGTCGCATTCATACAGGTGAATGCCCTTATAAATGTGAAGAATGTGGAGAGGCCTTTCGTGATGGGGCTAATTTTTGGCGACATAAAAAGAAGCACTTGATTGGTGAAGGAGCAGCCACTGTGGTGAGACGAAGGGGAAGACGAAGTAGAGGAAAGGGGAGGGTCACTACAACAGCTCCCAGACGTACGTCACGTATTCGTCGTAATGTAATGAAGATCGAAGACTTGTATGAGCAGTTAGTTGTTGCTAATGATGGCGACCCTTTTCTGTTGAAAGAGGAGCCTGCAGATTCTTCCAAcatagaggaagaagaagatgaaccttaCATCCCCATTGATCCCATGGTGGAAATCAAGTTGGAaggtgatgatgaggatgaggagaatGATAACAGTGATGTTGAATTTCAGGGTGTATGCTTAAagattaaaatggaaaacaatgaGGAGATGAATCAAGGTGCTCAGGAAGGGATGGATGAAAGAAACTCAAAGGAGGAAGATCCTTTAATGCTTGACCAAGAGGGAAGAAATTCCAAGTTAGAAAAGGGTCCCAAAAATTTGTtgaagtcacaaaaataa